One stretch of Nocardia mangyaensis DNA includes these proteins:
- a CDS encoding decaprenyl-phosphate phosphoribosyltransferase, translating to MSEEPSAAVLDEAVVKGPPKTLLGGVVKAIRPRQWVKNVLVLAAPLAVGPEAVSDVGVLVHVAIAFVVFCMAASGIYLVNDSLDVDADRAHPTKRFRPIAAGVVPVNLAYGLASILLIGSIAASLLASWQLAVVMAIYIAIQLAYCLGLKHQAVLDICIVSSGFLLRAIAGGAAAGIALSQWFLLVMAFGSLFMAAGKRYAELQIALETGAKIRKSLEYYTPTYLRFIWTLAATAVVIFYGLWAFEQAELRDTQWYSISMIPFTIAVLRYAVDVDGGEAGEPEEIALGDRILQFLAIAWIGAVGVAVYLT from the coding sequence ATGAGCGAAGAACCGTCCGCCGCCGTCCTGGACGAGGCTGTTGTGAAGGGCCCGCCGAAGACGCTGCTCGGCGGTGTCGTCAAGGCGATCCGCCCACGTCAGTGGGTCAAGAATGTCCTCGTGCTCGCGGCGCCGCTGGCCGTGGGCCCGGAAGCGGTCAGCGATGTGGGCGTGCTCGTGCACGTCGCGATCGCCTTCGTCGTGTTCTGCATGGCGGCCTCGGGCATCTACCTGGTCAACGACTCGCTCGACGTCGATGCCGACCGGGCGCATCCGACCAAGCGGTTCCGGCCGATCGCGGCGGGTGTCGTCCCGGTCAACCTGGCTTACGGACTCGCCTCGATCCTGCTGATCGGCTCGATCGCCGCGTCGCTGCTCGCCTCCTGGCAGCTGGCCGTGGTGATGGCGATCTACATCGCCATCCAGCTCGCCTACTGCCTGGGTCTCAAGCACCAGGCGGTGCTCGACATCTGCATCGTCTCCTCGGGGTTCCTGCTCCGCGCCATCGCCGGTGGCGCGGCCGCCGGTATCGCCCTGTCGCAGTGGTTCCTGCTGGTCATGGCGTTCGGTTCGCTGTTCATGGCGGCGGGCAAGCGCTACGCCGAACTGCAGATCGCGCTGGAGACCGGCGCGAAGATCCGCAAGTCCCTCGAGTACTACACACCGACCTACTTGCGCTTCATCTGGACGCTCGCGGCCACCGCCGTCGTGATCTTCTACGGCCTCTGGGCTTTCGAGCAGGCCGAGCTGCGTGACACCCAGTGGTACTCCATCTCGATGATCCCGTTTACCATCGCAGTCCTGCGTTACGCGGTCGACGTCGACGGTGGCGAGGCCGGTGAACCCGAAGAGATCGCGCTGGGGGACCGCATCCTGCAGTTCCTCGCTATTGCCTGGATCGGAGCGGTAGGTGTCGCTGTCTATCTCACCTGA